From Flavipsychrobacter sp., a single genomic window includes:
- a CDS encoding HAMP domain-containing sensor histidine kinase, which produces MGEVLLNNITIIGIFILVALIYFVATYRFLKQQRNKKEKLLTLHLERKIKEIERKNIELENLNSIKTRLISIISHDIITPLRFMHLTGRNLMKKNEISPHEYSEILIDIINTSEELEALSKNILNWIKFQNKNRTLVKEDIDLHDIIEEVFGILKPLAKEKNIVLTNKVPEKFVIEQFFEPLKVILYNLVVNAINFMEKGNINISSKVLRNGLLIEVQDQGLGMSQEQIDNLLSEKLFVSTANSKGKQGNGIGYLIIKDLLKVTHGKFIISSAKNRGTKIKLFFPNK; this is translated from the coding sequence ATGGGAGAAGTCTTATTGAACAATATCACTATCATTGGAATATTCATTTTAGTAGCCCTCATATATTTCGTCGCCACTTATCGTTTTTTAAAGCAGCAAAGAAATAAAAAGGAGAAATTACTGACCCTGCATCTCGAGCGGAAGATAAAAGAGATAGAGCGTAAGAATATAGAGCTGGAAAATCTGAATAGTATCAAAACAAGATTGATATCTATAATAAGCCATGATATCATCACCCCACTACGTTTCATGCATCTCACAGGTAGAAACCTGATGAAAAAAAATGAAATTAGCCCTCATGAATATTCGGAAATATTAATTGACATCATTAATACTTCTGAAGAACTGGAAGCATTGTCTAAGAATATCCTGAACTGGATAAAATTTCAAAATAAGAATAGAACTTTAGTAAAGGAGGATATAGACCTACACGATATAATTGAAGAAGTTTTCGGCATACTGAAACCATTGGCCAAAGAGAAAAATATTGTATTGACCAATAAAGTGCCTGAAAAGTTTGTAATAGAGCAATTTTTTGAACCTCTTAAAGTGATCTTATACAACTTGGTAGTGAATGCCATCAACTTTATGGAGAAGGGAAATATTAATATCTCCAGCAAAGTATTGAGAAATGGTTTGTTGATAGAGGTACAAGATCAAGGGCTGGGCATGAGTCAGGAGCAGATAGATAATTTACTATCAGAAAAGCTTTTTGTATCTACCGCCAATAGTAAAGGGAAGCAAGGAAATGGTATTGGATATCTGATTATCAAGGACTTACTTAAAGTTACTCATGGTAAGTTCATTATATCAAGTGCAAAGAATAGGGGAACAAAAATAAAGCTGTTTTTCCCTAACAAATAA
- a CDS encoding outer membrane beta-barrel protein, with protein MNRLLYLRFNTHYMLKKTFLLGLICLLPVMLFAQDVEKGEKKQKTIIQKPSRDFIMLQFTYEGWSAPDSIATTGFGRGFNGYLCYDFPISKSNFSFAAGIGVGISNIYLKDQEITLSGADTMARFIPETTNYKKYKLTTTYLEAPFELRFFGNKYNRNKGFKAAVGLRVGTLMGAHTKAKEEGTKIVRKTGTKVFLEGWRFAGTARIGWGNFTLFGSYNLNKLYQENLGPEITPYSMGICITGL; from the coding sequence ATGAATAGGCTGTTATATTTGCGCTTCAATACACATTATATGTTGAAAAAGACCTTCTTACTGGGATTGATATGTTTGTTGCCAGTGATGTTATTTGCCCAAGACGTAGAAAAGGGCGAGAAAAAGCAGAAGACAATTATTCAAAAACCGTCTAGAGACTTCATCATGCTGCAGTTTACCTACGAGGGGTGGTCTGCACCTGATAGTATAGCAACTACAGGTTTTGGTAGAGGGTTCAATGGGTACCTGTGCTACGACTTTCCTATTAGTAAATCTAACTTCAGTTTTGCCGCAGGTATAGGTGTGGGTATTTCAAATATTTACCTTAAAGATCAGGAAATAACACTTTCTGGCGCTGATACTATGGCTAGGTTCATTCCTGAAACCACCAATTACAAAAAGTATAAGCTAACTACTACTTATCTGGAGGCTCCATTTGAGTTAAGATTCTTTGGTAATAAATATAACCGTAATAAAGGTTTTAAAGCAGCAGTAGGTTTAAGGGTAGGTACACTTATGGGAGCACATACCAAAGCAAAAGAAGAAGGCACAAAGATCGTTCGTAAAACAGGCACCAAAGTGTTTTTGGAAGGTTGGCGTTTTGCCGGTACAGCACGTATAGGCTGGGGCAACTTTACTTTGTTTGGTTCTTACAACTTAAACAAGTTGTATCAAGAAAATCTTGGACCTGAGATAACGCCATATTCAATGGGTATCTGTATTACAGGTTTGTAA
- a CDS encoding ribonuclease Z gives MKVTILGNNSALPAFGRHPTSQIVSIHGDSLMIDCGEGTQIQMQRFGLKWRKLKHIFISHLHGDHYFGLAGLVNSMSLLGRTMPLHVYGPAELEPMLQAVQDTAGTEYSYPFHFHPLPEGRAKILDDEGYCVSCFPVEHRIACHGFLIESKNKGRKILPYQCREYEIPRYYYKKLKEGEDYERKDGTIIKNEWVTTDGPSPKRYAYCADTLFTQSFLEDIKGANTIYHEATYLHDSVEKAKARFHSTALQAAELAKLAGVEQLLLGHYSSKYKELTLFEEEAKQVFSNVQATVEGSTYDV, from the coding sequence ATGAAAGTAACTATACTTGGCAACAACTCAGCTCTTCCAGCTTTTGGCAGGCACCCAACATCTCAAATTGTTTCTATTCATGGCGATAGTTTAATGATAGATTGTGGTGAAGGAACACAAATTCAAATGCAACGTTTTGGCCTGAAATGGAGGAAGCTAAAACATATTTTCATCAGTCATTTGCATGGCGATCATTATTTTGGATTGGCGGGCTTAGTGAATAGTATGAGCTTGTTGGGTCGTACCATGCCTTTGCATGTATATGGTCCTGCCGAACTAGAGCCTATGCTACAAGCTGTACAAGATACTGCCGGTACAGAATATTCTTACCCATTTCATTTTCATCCACTACCAGAGGGGCGCGCTAAAATATTAGACGATGAAGGCTATTGTGTCTCCTGTTTTCCTGTAGAACATAGGATAGCCTGCCATGGCTTTTTGATAGAAAGCAAAAACAAGGGCAGGAAGATATTGCCCTACCAATGTAGAGAATATGAGATACCCAGATATTACTACAAAAAACTAAAGGAAGGGGAAGATTATGAACGGAAGGATGGCACTATCATAAAAAATGAATGGGTAACTACGGATGGGCCTAGCCCAAAAAGATATGCTTATTGTGCAGATACACTATTTACCCAATCTTTTCTTGAAGACATAAAAGGCGCAAATACTATATACCACGAAGCTACCTACCTGCACGACAGTGTAGAAAAGGCTAAGGCTCGTTTTCACAGTACAGCGCTACAAGCTGCAGAGCTAGCAAAACTGGCTGGGGTAGAGCAGTTGTTACTCGGGCACTACTCTTCAAAGTATAAAGAGTTAACCTTGTTTGAAGAAGAAGCCAAGCAAGTTTTCTCGAATGTACAGGCTACTGTAGAGGGTAGTACTTATGATGTATAA
- a CDS encoding STAS domain-containing protein, with translation MEFKIDTKETYSVIAPLSEHLDENMAAALRQKCISLVENGSQNFLIDMCNCISADNTSFSTLLSLHEYCYTNGYSLVFTNVTPAVLQSIKDKEIDELLNIAPTEIEAVDIISMEILERDLFNEE, from the coding sequence ATGGAGTTCAAAATTGATACCAAAGAGACATATAGTGTTATTGCGCCGCTTAGCGAGCATTTAGATGAAAATATGGCAGCGGCTCTTCGCCAAAAATGTATCAGCCTTGTGGAAAACGGCAGTCAAAATTTTTTAATTGATATGTGTAACTGCATTTCTGCCGACAATACGTCATTTAGCACTTTGCTATCCCTACACGAATATTGTTATACCAATGGCTACTCTTTAGTATTTACCAATGTTACTCCTGCTGTGCTGCAAAGCATAAAAGACAAAGAAATAGATGAATTACTAAATATAGCCCCTACTGAAATAGAAGCAGTAGATATCATTAGTATGGAAATACTAGAACGTGATCTATTCAACGAAGAATAG
- a CDS encoding ATP-dependent Clp protease ATP-binding subunit — MDSNFSPKVKEIISYSREEALRLGNDFIGTEHLLLGLIRDGDGLAVKVLQTMQVDLFDLRKELELAIKDKSNKPLANLNSLPLTKQAEKVIRITVLEAKALKSPTVETEHLMLSILKNKENVATQILYKHDVDYERFKTELGILQGDVPKGDYGDPGSEDFDEDEERRQFQQQRRQTGNTKSKTPVLDNFGRDITKMAELGSLDPIVGREKEIERVSQILSRRKKNNPILIGEPGVGKTAIVEGLALRIVQRKVSRVLFDKRVISLDLAALVAGTKYRGQFEERMKAIMSELEKNRDVILFIDEIHTIVGAGGASGSLDASNIFKPALARGDLQCIGASTLDEYRMHIEKDGALDRRFQKVLVEPPSIEETITILNNIKSKYEDFHNVNYDEESVIACVKLSDRYMTDRLLPDKAIDVMDEVGARVHLKNINVPQNILDLEKQIEDIKSEKNKVVKSQRFEEAAALRDKEKRLGEELEQAKAEWEEEAKHKRFPINEEHIAEVISMMTGIPVMRMVEAESKKLRRMGDDLKGAVIGQDDAIQKVVKAIQRNRVGLKDPKKPIGSFIFLGPTGVGKTELARALARHMFDSDDALIRIDMSEYMEKFSLSRLIGAPPGYVGYEEGGQLTEKVRRKPYSVVLLDEIEKAHPDIFNILLQVLDDGQLTDGLGRKVDFKNTMIIMTSNIGVRQLKDFGAGVGFSTNARTENAEEESRGVIEKALKRTFSPEFLNRIDDVVIFNSLDEKDIALIIDIIMKDVLKRMSTLGFTLDLTDKAKSFIAEKGYDKQFGARPLHRAIQKYLEDPLAEEILNQKIDEGSQVKADFDEKEEKIVFTIKKSPSSKKNESTTPKEEE, encoded by the coding sequence ATGGATTCAAATTTCTCACCCAAAGTAAAAGAGATTATTTCTTATAGTCGTGAGGAAGCATTACGATTGGGAAATGATTTTATAGGTACGGAGCATCTACTACTTGGTTTGATACGTGATGGTGATGGCTTGGCAGTGAAGGTGCTGCAAACAATGCAAGTAGATCTATTCGATCTTAGAAAAGAGTTGGAACTAGCTATAAAGGACAAGAGCAACAAACCTCTTGCTAATCTTAATAGTTTGCCACTGACCAAACAAGCAGAAAAGGTTATCAGGATAACTGTACTAGAAGCCAAGGCTTTGAAAAGCCCTACTGTTGAAACGGAACATTTAATGTTATCCATCTTGAAGAATAAAGAGAACGTAGCTACGCAAATACTGTACAAGCACGATGTAGATTACGAACGCTTTAAAACAGAGCTAGGCATCTTGCAAGGAGATGTTCCTAAAGGGGACTATGGTGATCCTGGTTCTGAAGATTTTGATGAAGATGAAGAAAGACGCCAGTTTCAACAACAGCGCCGCCAAACAGGTAACACGAAATCTAAAACACCTGTATTAGACAATTTTGGTAGAGATATTACCAAGATGGCTGAGTTAGGTAGTCTTGATCCGATAGTGGGTCGTGAAAAAGAGATCGAGCGTGTTTCTCAAATACTTTCAAGACGTAAAAAGAATAACCCGATACTAATAGGAGAGCCTGGAGTTGGTAAAACTGCCATTGTAGAAGGCTTGGCACTACGTATTGTACAGCGTAAGGTATCACGTGTGTTGTTCGACAAACGCGTTATCAGTTTAGACCTAGCCGCATTGGTAGCAGGTACTAAATACCGTGGCCAGTTTGAAGAGCGCATGAAAGCTATTATGAGCGAATTAGAAAAAAATCGCGATGTAATACTATTCATAGATGAGATACACACTATAGTTGGTGCAGGTGGTGCTTCTGGTTCTTTGGACGCTTCCAATATCTTTAAGCCGGCATTGGCAAGAGGTGATCTGCAATGTATAGGTGCTTCTACGCTTGATGAGTACAGAATGCATATTGAAAAAGATGGTGCATTAGATCGTCGTTTCCAAAAAGTATTGGTAGAGCCACCAAGCATTGAAGAGACGATTACCATACTTAATAACATTAAATCTAAATACGAAGATTTCCATAACGTTAATTACGATGAAGAGTCTGTAATTGCTTGTGTGAAACTAAGTGATAGATATATGACCGATCGTTTGTTGCCGGATAAAGCGATAGACGTAATGGATGAGGTAGGTGCAAGGGTACACTTGAAAAACATAAATGTTCCTCAGAATATCCTTGATCTGGAAAAGCAAATCGAGGATATCAAATCTGAAAAGAACAAGGTTGTAAAAAGCCAACGTTTTGAAGAAGCCGCAGCATTACGAGATAAAGAAAAAAGACTAGGGGAAGAGCTGGAGCAAGCCAAAGCTGAGTGGGAAGAAGAAGCGAAGCATAAACGTTTCCCTATCAATGAAGAGCATATTGCTGAGGTGATAAGTATGATGACAGGAATACCTGTTATGAGAATGGTAGAGGCGGAAAGCAAAAAGCTTCGTAGAATGGGCGATGACTTGAAAGGTGCTGTAATAGGACAAGACGATGCGATACAGAAAGTAGTAAAAGCAATACAGCGTAATCGTGTAGGGTTGAAAGATCCGAAGAAGCCAATAGGTTCATTCATTTTCTTAGGGCCTACAGGTGTGGGTAAAACAGAGTTGGCAAGAGCATTAGCACGCCATATGTTTGATAGTGATGATGCGCTAATACGTATTGACATGAGTGAGTACATGGAGAAGTTCTCTTTGAGTAGATTGATAGGAGCGCCTCCGGGATATGTAGGATATGAAGAAGGTGGACAGCTAACGGAAAAAGTAAGACGTAAGCCATACTCTGTAGTTCTACTTGATGAGATTGAAAAAGCACATCCAGATATTTTCAACATACTATTACAAGTATTAGATGATGGACAGCTAACAGATGGTCTTGGTCGTAAAGTAGACTTTAAGAATACTATGATTATCATGACATCAAATATTGGTGTCCGTCAATTAAAAGACTTTGGAGCAGGTGTAGGTTTCTCTACTAATGCGAGAACAGAAAATGCAGAAGAAGAATCGCGCGGCGTAATCGAAAAAGCATTGAAGCGTACTTTCTCTCCTGAGTTCTTAAACCGTATTGACGATGTAGTTATCTTCAACTCTCTTGACGAAAAAGATATAGCACTTATCATCGACATCATCATGAAAGATGTGTTGAAGAGAATGAGCACGCTAGGTTTCACGCTAGACTTAACCGATAAGGCTAAAAGCTTTATAGCAGAGAAAGGTTATGATAAGCAGTTTGGTGCAAGACCATTACACAGAGCCATCCAAAAATACTTGGAAGACCCACTAGCTGAGGAAATACTAAACCAAAAGATAGATGAGGGAAGCCAAGTGAAAGCAGATTTTGATGAGAAGGAAGAGAAAATTGTTTTTACAATTAAAAAATCTCCTTCTAGTAAAAAGAATGAATCAACTACTCCTAAAGAAGAGGAATAG
- a CDS encoding lipocalin family protein: protein MSISIVNKNIYLLLGLVAVLLSSCTMKDLKTVKYVDVEQYLGKWYEIASFPQSFQKGCSCTTAEYSMNDNGSLKVINSCNVEGKRKTVTGKAFVKDKKSNAKLAVQFFWPFRGKYWIIELADNYSYAVVGHPNRKYLWILSRTPEMDKELYEQLLQKVSAKGFDTNKLVVTDQSCWK, encoded by the coding sequence ATGAGTATATCAATTGTAAATAAGAACATATATCTGTTGCTAGGTTTAGTAGCTGTTTTGTTATCTTCCTGTACTATGAAAGATTTGAAAACGGTAAAGTATGTAGATGTGGAGCAGTATTTAGGTAAGTGGTATGAGATCGCCTCTTTTCCTCAAAGCTTTCAAAAGGGTTGCTCTTGTACTACTGCCGAATATAGCATGAACGATAATGGCAGCCTTAAGGTGATCAACTCTTGTAATGTTGAAGGCAAGCGCAAAACAGTAACCGGAAAAGCATTTGTAAAAGACAAAAAGTCCAATGCTAAACTAGCAGTACAGTTTTTTTGGCCATTCAGAGGTAAGTATTGGATAATTGAGCTAGCTGACAATTACTCTTACGCAGTTGTAGGGCACCCCAATCGTAAATACTTATGGATATTGTCCCGAACGCCAGAGATGGATAAAGAGCTTTATGAGCAGCTTTTACAAAAGGTAAGCGCTAAAGGCTTTGATACAAATAAGCTAGTAGTTACCGATCAATCTTGCTGGAAATAA
- a CDS encoding gliding motility-associated C-terminal domain-containing protein encodes MKHYLLYAVIAIVTLFSLRANSQNLVPNPSFEDFNACPSSISSLAYSPTYIDFPTVKAWNNPLNDATPDYFNRCAQVNTGVSVPSNSFGYQNARTGNGYAGIIAWEASYQGGVQTLDYSEYIQCKLNQPLQKGERYCVTFFVNAGVVQSQPYNYVGIDELGVNFAAAKTSVGTGYTLNLPYAVINRTGRFLTDTSNWVRVSDIYIAKGGEEWLTMGRFKKGGTPNIKPIHPAIPNIANNTRAYIYIDDVSVIKLKNTDTTYATHDSSYCLAQHLPMPLSSSGQDGEYYLWSNGATTKDITATKDGKYWCTSYANCHTYIDTFIVQYRHPEKLSLGNQIVNCKNEPVTINSSVKFDTYTWSNGATSDKIVVSKTGVYALTATNRCGTQTDSVHVYIQPPTPQPLVNDTTVCQFSQPVLNVKGEQLQWYVNAAGVVGGLTQPAVITQEPGYYDLFVSQKIGMCESPKKKVRINVTYTPHEELEDNEIMCQNSTRLIGNELPYGVLYKWNTGDFDCCIKPYREGVYKRSTRNECGSYIDTVYVGFSLCEDCLVLPNAFTPNGDGSNDEFKPIVTCPVSMYKMSVYNRWGELVFKTDNPFTGWRGTVQGQPANMGTYLYIIEYRARSTKRDQFLKGNITLLR; translated from the coding sequence ATGAAGCACTATTTGCTATATGCAGTCATTGCAATAGTTACCCTTTTTAGCCTTCGGGCTAATAGCCAAAACCTAGTGCCTAATCCTTCCTTTGAAGATTTTAACGCATGCCCCTCTAGCATATCAAGTTTAGCCTACTCGCCTACTTATATAGATTTCCCAACGGTAAAAGCATGGAATAATCCATTGAACGATGCTACTCCAGATTATTTTAATAGATGTGCACAAGTTAACACAGGAGTCTCTGTACCAAGTAATAGTTTTGGGTATCAAAATGCACGTACAGGCAATGGTTATGCAGGGATTATAGCTTGGGAAGCCAGCTATCAGGGTGGAGTGCAAACGCTGGATTATAGTGAGTATATACAATGTAAGCTCAATCAACCTCTGCAAAAAGGAGAGCGCTATTGTGTTACTTTTTTCGTTAATGCGGGTGTAGTGCAATCGCAGCCTTACAACTATGTAGGTATAGATGAGCTGGGCGTAAATTTTGCGGCAGCTAAAACCTCTGTAGGAACAGGCTATACACTTAACTTGCCTTATGCAGTTATTAACCGTACTGGCAGATTTCTTACCGATACATCAAACTGGGTAAGGGTATCTGATATATATATCGCCAAAGGTGGGGAAGAATGGCTAACCATGGGGCGCTTTAAGAAAGGAGGAACACCTAATATTAAACCAATACACCCTGCAATCCCTAATATTGCCAATAACACAAGAGCGTATATATATATTGATGATGTAAGTGTTATCAAACTGAAAAATACAGATACTACTTACGCTACTCATGATTCGAGTTATTGTTTAGCGCAGCATTTACCTATGCCACTAAGTAGTAGCGGGCAAGATGGGGAATACTATTTGTGGAGTAACGGAGCTACAACAAAAGACATAACAGCAACAAAAGATGGTAAATATTGGTGTACTTCTTATGCCAATTGCCATACCTATATAGATACTTTTATTGTTCAATACAGGCATCCCGAGAAATTATCACTTGGCAATCAGATAGTGAATTGTAAAAACGAACCTGTCACGATCAATTCGTCAGTAAAGTTTGATACTTATACTTGGAGTAACGGAGCTACAAGTGACAAAATTGTAGTGTCAAAAACAGGTGTGTATGCACTTACTGCTACTAATAGATGTGGTACTCAAACAGATTCAGTACACGTCTATATACAACCCCCTACACCACAGCCCCTTGTCAATGACACTACTGTTTGCCAATTTTCTCAGCCTGTATTAAACGTAAAAGGAGAGCAACTACAGTGGTATGTCAATGCTGCAGGTGTAGTAGGAGGCCTAACACAACCTGCTGTCATAACACAAGAGCCAGGCTATTATGACCTATTTGTTTCGCAAAAGATAGGAATGTGTGAAAGCCCTAAGAAAAAAGTAAGGATCAATGTGACCTATACGCCGCACGAAGAGCTGGAAGATAATGAAATAATGTGTCAGAACTCAACTAGGTTGATAGGTAACGAATTGCCTTATGGCGTACTGTATAAGTGGAATACTGGAGATTTTGACTGTTGCATAAAGCCTTACAGGGAAGGGGTGTATAAAAGATCGACCAGAAATGAGTGTGGCTCTTATATAGATACAGTATACGTCGGTTTCTCTCTTTGTGAAGATTGCTTGGTACTGCCAAATGCCTTCACTCCTAATGGTGATGGAAGCAATGATGAGTTTAAACCAATAGTAACCTGCCCTGTATCTATGTACAAAATGAGTGTTTATAACAGATGGGGTGAGTTGGTCTTCAAAACAGATAATCCCTTCACTGGTTGGAGAGGTACTGTACAAGGTCAACCTGCGAACATGGGTACTTACCTCTATATCATTGAGTATAGAGCCAGATCAACCAAAAGAGACCAGTTTCTTAAAGGAAATATCACACTATTGCGTTAA
- the feoB gene encoding ferrous iron transport protein B translates to MQSEYTIALVGNPNSGKSSLFNTLTGLNQKVGNFPGVTVDKKTGVAAISDGFSANIIDLPGSYSLYPKSADEQVTYEVLLNSSGNDSPDLIVVIADAANLKRNLLFCSQIMDLGVPVVIALTMNDIARKKGIRIDTKELQRLMGAPVVSINPRKNKGITQLKKAIEGVKNLHPNTSARSFIDIKEISGEWLADIRSICTLESDYNALHTACNYLELSYLTAAQRIRIGALLDEVKFHKAKVQAEEIVQRYKKIDSIMKRCVVEEHPLKRAVVSERIDKMLLHPLWGNVVLLLVLFTLFQSIFWLADYPMTWVDEGFAFVSNWLDGVMADSLFKDLLINGLLAGIGGVVIFIPQIMILFGFITILEDSGYMARISFLTDRLMRSVGLNGKSVMPLISGMACAVPAIMAARTIQNKKERLITIMVTPLMSCSARLPVYTILIGLVVPDESVGIFNLQGLVLMGLYLLGFVMAMIVSKVMSMTMKMKGATSFLMELPVYRMPRWKNVGITMVEKAKIFITDAGKVILIISILLWGLASFGPPSKMDAIDAKYASLIEQQPQHADSLRNLKGTERLENSFAGIVGHAMEPVIRPLGYDWKIGIALVTSFAAREVFVSTMATLYSVGNEDAGETLRQKMSTARRADGRPVYTLGTGISLLIFYVFAMQCMSTMVIVKRETGSWKYPIYQFLYMFAIAYLGAFIAYNIF, encoded by the coding sequence ATGCAGAGTGAGTATACGATAGCGTTAGTGGGCAATCCTAACAGTGGGAAAAGTTCTCTTTTCAATACACTTACTGGGTTGAATCAAAAAGTGGGGAACTTTCCCGGAGTGACCGTAGACAAAAAGACGGGCGTTGCTGCAATAAGTGACGGTTTTTCTGCTAATATCATTGATCTACCAGGGTCTTATAGTCTTTATCCTAAGAGTGCAGATGAGCAGGTGACCTATGAAGTACTGTTGAATAGTAGTGGTAATGATAGTCCAGATCTTATTGTTGTGATAGCAGATGCCGCTAACTTGAAGAGAAATTTACTCTTCTGCTCACAGATCATGGATTTGGGAGTGCCTGTTGTGATCGCATTAACGATGAACGACATCGCCCGTAAAAAAGGCATAAGAATAGATACTAAAGAACTACAAAGACTAATGGGGGCCCCTGTAGTATCTATAAACCCAAGAAAGAACAAAGGCATAACCCAGCTAAAAAAAGCTATTGAAGGGGTAAAAAACCTACATCCGAATACAAGTGCCAGATCATTTATTGATATAAAAGAAATATCGGGAGAATGGTTGGCAGATATAAGGTCTATTTGTACGCTGGAGAGCGATTACAATGCTTTACATACCGCATGTAATTATCTAGAGCTTAGCTACCTTACTGCTGCACAGCGGATAAGAATAGGGGCGCTACTCGATGAGGTTAAGTTTCATAAAGCCAAAGTGCAGGCGGAAGAAATAGTACAACGCTACAAAAAGATAGATAGCATCATGAAGCGTTGTGTGGTGGAAGAGCATCCTCTAAAACGTGCTGTTGTAAGCGAGCGTATTGATAAAATGTTGCTCCATCCCTTATGGGGCAATGTGGTATTGTTACTAGTTCTCTTTACTCTTTTTCAAAGTATTTTTTGGTTGGCAGACTACCCCATGACATGGGTAGATGAGGGATTTGCCTTTGTGAGTAACTGGCTAGATGGTGTAATGGCGGACAGCTTGTTTAAAGATCTACTCATTAACGGACTGCTGGCAGGTATAGGAGGTGTAGTCATCTTTATACCACAGATAATGATACTATTTGGTTTTATAACCATACTAGAAGACAGTGGTTATATGGCACGTATCAGTTTCTTAACAGACCGACTAATGCGTAGTGTAGGACTGAACGGTAAATCCGTAATGCCTTTAATAAGTGGTATGGCTTGTGCAGTTCCCGCTATAATGGCAGCACGCACGATACAGAATAAGAAAGAAAGGCTGATCACTATTATGGTGACCCCATTAATGAGTTGTTCGGCAAGGCTTCCTGTATATACTATACTAATAGGTTTAGTGGTGCCTGATGAAAGTGTGGGCATATTCAATTTGCAAGGGTTGGTACTCATGGGGTTGTATCTGCTGGGTTTTGTAATGGCAATGATCGTATCTAAGGTGATGAGCATGACCATGAAGATGAAAGGTGCTACATCTTTTTTAATGGAGCTACCTGTATACCGCATGCCTCGCTGGAAGAATGTAGGTATTACTATGGTAGAAAAGGCCAAGATATTCATTACCGATGCCGGTAAAGTAATATTGATCATCTCCATATTATTATGGGGTTTGGCAAGTTTTGGCCCACCATCCAAAATGGATGCAATAGATGCTAAGTATGCCTCTTTGATAGAACAACAACCCCAACATGCAGATAGCTTAAGAAATTTAAAGGGTACGGAACGTTTAGAAAACTCATTTGCAGGGATAGTTGGTCATGCTATGGAACCTGTAATAAGACCTTTGGGTTACGACTGGAAAATAGGAATCGCGCTGGTTACTTCATTTGCAGCAAGAGAGGTTTTTGTGAGTACTATGGCCACACTATATAGTGTGGGCAATGAAGATGCTGGAGAAACGTTACGTCAAAAAATGAGTACAGCCCGTAGAGCTGATGGCCGACCTGTATACACGCTAGGTACAGGCATTTCTTTATTGATATTCTACGTGTTTGCCATGCAATGTATGAGTACTATGGTAATTGTAAAAAGAGAAACAGGCAGCTGGAAGTATCCGATCTATCAATTTTTGTACATGTTCGCTATTGCCTATTTAGGGGCTTTTATTGCCTATAATATCTTCTAG